A genomic stretch from Streptomyces sp. QL37 includes:
- a CDS encoding tetratricopeptide repeat protein, with protein MTDQAVDTNGPAGVAGTAGTREPPEVTPSQFFGRARELKALQEDIERAGLDTLAGRKAARARVLLIAGRPGSGRTALAAELARRLAEPGDYPDGVFRVPLTEPGGERVPTERTARALLDLLAVSAPPGADEDELSEMVREAFAVRRALILLDDAVDAEQVEPLLPDNPDCLVVATATGPLTGIPDVRPCTIGGLDAGSAVQLLARAIGQVRITVDPRTAETLAEECGGQPAALTLVAGWLAARPGASVADVARQLRDQQDGPEQPVGGRPLARAFRLVHESLPPAAARILRLLALAPAGLADAHTASALAGCSVSAAQTTLDDFVRFGLLGSNGAEQPQYEMPGCLAPLVRAVLEERERPAEIQLARARMLERTVRRLQACRAVTDPEDSPARRRLAGLPRSLRFPGPENAAEWLRIREPALLASARAAVRDGDLDTLARRLVAALVRALAVHRGTEDAAPVLYGLHGLVLDVAERRHLPREKAAALLNLADLDARTGRTREALARYRAALDAGRAANDLYATGRAMESAGGAYAELGDFNRASDWYGRALAQRLTQGERADAARLYGRLGAVHTYAGRYGEALRDWRAAAAGHRRLGDLPAQARALSEAARVQEYAGRPQESLHTCREAVDLARRAGDARLQAALELRLADTLDRLGDPAAARLHRSTADRLLGDEGSAYEIRSAANKT; from the coding sequence GTGACCGATCAGGCGGTGGACACCAACGGCCCGGCCGGAGTGGCGGGGACGGCGGGAACCAGAGAGCCGCCGGAAGTGACCCCGTCTCAGTTCTTCGGCCGCGCACGCGAGTTGAAAGCCCTTCAGGAGGACATCGAGCGGGCGGGCCTGGACACCCTGGCGGGACGTAAAGCCGCCCGCGCGCGGGTCCTCCTGATCGCGGGACGGCCCGGATCCGGACGCACCGCACTGGCCGCCGAGCTCGCCCGCCGGCTGGCGGAACCCGGTGACTACCCCGACGGCGTGTTCCGGGTCCCGCTCACCGAACCCGGGGGCGAGCGGGTTCCCACGGAGCGCACCGCACGCGCACTCCTGGACCTGCTGGCCGTCAGCGCCCCGCCCGGAGCGGACGAAGACGAGCTCTCCGAGATGGTCCGCGAGGCGTTCGCCGTACGCCGCGCCCTGATCCTCCTCGACGACGCCGTCGACGCCGAACAGGTCGAGCCGCTGCTGCCGGACAACCCCGACTGCCTGGTCGTCGCCACCGCGACCGGCCCCCTCACCGGCATCCCGGACGTCCGCCCCTGCACCATCGGCGGGCTGGACGCGGGTTCCGCGGTGCAGCTGCTCGCCCGCGCCATCGGCCAGGTCCGCATCACGGTCGACCCGCGGACCGCCGAGACGCTCGCGGAGGAGTGCGGCGGGCAGCCCGCCGCACTGACCCTGGTCGCGGGCTGGCTCGCGGCCCGGCCCGGCGCCTCGGTCGCCGATGTCGCCAGGCAGCTGCGCGACCAGCAGGACGGTCCCGAACAGCCCGTCGGCGGCCGGCCGCTGGCCCGGGCCTTCCGGCTGGTCCACGAGTCGCTGCCACCGGCCGCCGCCCGGATACTGCGGCTGCTCGCCCTCGCCCCCGCCGGGCTGGCCGACGCCCACACCGCCTCCGCCCTGGCCGGGTGCTCCGTCTCGGCCGCACAGACGACTCTGGACGACTTCGTCAGGTTCGGGCTGCTCGGGTCGAACGGCGCCGAGCAGCCGCAGTACGAGATGCCCGGATGCCTCGCCCCGCTGGTCCGCGCCGTGCTGGAGGAGCGGGAGCGGCCCGCGGAGATCCAGCTCGCCCGGGCCAGGATGCTGGAGCGGACCGTGCGCCGGCTCCAGGCCTGCCGCGCGGTCACCGACCCCGAGGACTCCCCGGCCCGCCGCCGGCTCGCCGGGCTGCCGCGCTCACTGCGCTTCCCCGGTCCGGAGAACGCCGCCGAGTGGCTGCGGATCCGCGAGCCGGCACTGCTGGCCTCCGCGCGTGCCGCCGTGCGCGACGGCGACCTGGACACGCTGGCCCGCCGGCTGGTGGCCGCCCTGGTCCGCGCCCTCGCCGTGCACAGGGGCACCGAGGACGCCGCACCCGTGCTCTACGGGCTGCACGGGCTGGTCCTCGATGTGGCGGAGCGCCGGCACCTGCCCCGGGAGAAGGCCGCCGCCCTGCTCAACCTCGCCGATCTGGACGCCAGGACCGGGCGTACGCGGGAGGCGCTGGCCCGCTACCGGGCGGCACTGGACGCCGGACGCGCGGCGAACGACCTGTACGCGACGGGCAGGGCGATGGAATCCGCAGGCGGCGCGTACGCCGAGCTCGGGGACTTCAACCGGGCCTCCGACTGGTACGGCCGGGCCCTGGCGCAGCGGCTCACACAGGGGGAGCGGGCCGACGCGGCACGGCTGTACGGCCGGCTCGGAGCGGTCCACACGTACGCCGGCCGTTACGGCGAGGCGCTGCGCGACTGGCGCGCCGCGGCGGCCGGCCACCGCAGGCTCGGGGACCTCCCGGCCCAGGCGCGTGCGCTCAGCGAGGCCGCTCGGGTGCAGGAGTACGCGGGCAGGCCCCAGGAGTCGCTGCACACCTGCCGGGAGGCGGTCGACCTGGCACGCAGGGCGGGCGACGCGCGTCTCCAGGCCGCGCTGGAGCTCAGGCTGGCGGACACCCTGGACCGGCTGGGGGACCCGGCGGCGGCCAGGCTGCACCGGTCGACGGCCGACAGATTGCTTGGCGACGAGGGCTCTGCCTACGAAATCCGTAGTGCTGCGAACAAAACTTAA
- the ald gene encoding alanine dehydrogenase, with amino-acid sequence MKVGIPREVKNNEFRVAITPAGVHELVRHGHQVLVEQHAGEGSSIPDEEYVAAGARILPTADEVWAAADLLLKVKEPVAEEYHRLRKGQTLFTYLHLAASRACTDALLESGTTAIAYETVETANRALPLLAPMSEVAGRLAPQVGAYHLMRSVGGRGVLPGGVPGTGSARAVVIGGGVSGWNATQIAVGLGFHVTLLDKDINKLREADKIFGTKVRTVVSNALELEKAVVEADLVVGAVLIPGAKAPKLVTNELVAKMKPGSVLVDIAIDQGGCFEDSHPTTHAEPTFMVHNSVFYCVANMPGAVPNTSTYALTNATLPYILELANRGWADALRRDAALAKGLNTHDGQVVYREVAEAHGLDHVELSALLG; translated from the coding sequence GTGAAGGTCGGCATCCCCCGCGAAGTCAAGAACAACGAGTTCCGGGTGGCGATCACCCCTGCCGGAGTGCATGAGCTCGTACGCCACGGCCACCAGGTCCTCGTCGAGCAGCACGCAGGCGAGGGGTCGTCCATCCCGGACGAGGAGTACGTCGCCGCCGGTGCGCGGATCCTGCCCACCGCCGACGAGGTCTGGGCCGCCGCCGACCTGCTGCTCAAGGTGAAGGAGCCGGTCGCCGAGGAGTACCACCGCCTCCGCAAGGGCCAGACGCTCTTCACGTACCTGCACCTCGCCGCCTCCCGCGCGTGCACGGACGCCCTGCTGGAGTCGGGCACGACCGCCATCGCCTACGAGACCGTCGAGACCGCGAACCGCGCGCTGCCGCTGCTCGCCCCGATGTCCGAGGTCGCCGGCCGGCTCGCCCCGCAGGTCGGCGCGTACCACCTGATGCGCTCGGTCGGCGGGCGCGGTGTGCTCCCCGGCGGGGTCCCCGGCACGGGGTCGGCCAGGGCGGTCGTCATCGGCGGCGGGGTCTCCGGCTGGAACGCCACGCAGATCGCCGTCGGGCTCGGCTTCCACGTCACGCTGCTCGACAAGGACATCAACAAGCTGCGCGAGGCGGACAAGATCTTCGGTACGAAGGTGCGGACGGTCGTCTCCAACGCCCTGGAGCTCGAGAAGGCCGTCGTCGAGGCCGACCTCGTGGTGGGCGCCGTCCTGATCCCGGGCGCGAAGGCACCGAAGCTGGTCACCAACGAGCTGGTCGCCAAGATGAAGCCCGGAAGTGTTCTTGTCGACATCGCGATCGACCAGGGAGGCTGCTTCGAGGACTCGCATCCGACGACGCACGCCGAGCCGACCTTCATGGTCCACAACTCGGTCTTCTACTGCGTCGCGAACATGCCGGGCGCCGTCCCGAACACCTCCACCTACGCACTCACGAACGCCACGCTGCCCTACATCCTGGAGCTCGCGAACCGGGGCTGGGCCGATGCCCTGCGCCGTGACGCCGCACTGGCCAAGGGTCTCAACACCCATGACGGCCAGGTGGTTTACCGCGAGGTGGCCGAGGCGCACGGCCTCGACCACGTCGAACTGAGCGCGCTTCTCGGCTGA